One region of Streptomyces davaonensis JCM 4913 genomic DNA includes:
- the lipB gene encoding lipoyl(octanoyl) transferase LipB — protein MSELRFVRMGFGGDAVEYQEAWDEQRRVHAARFADEVPDTVLLLEHPPVYTAGRRTADNERPLDGTPVIDVDRGGKITWHGPGQLVGYPIQKLPRPVDVVAHVRRLEEALIRTCAEFGLETTRVEGRSGVWVLGDPVERRPALGGLSLDFDPRLTDEEFDPRLNGPEYAPSNAGQRREDRKIAAIGIRVAKGVTMHGFALNVNPDNKWFDRIIPCGIRDAGVASLAAELGRDVTIGEVLPVIERHLTDVLENADLKPREIERASA, from the coding sequence GTGAGTGAGTTGCGGTTCGTCCGTATGGGGTTCGGCGGCGACGCCGTCGAGTACCAGGAGGCCTGGGACGAGCAGCGCCGGGTGCACGCGGCGCGGTTCGCCGACGAGGTCCCCGACACCGTGCTGCTGCTCGAACACCCGCCGGTCTACACGGCCGGCCGGCGCACGGCGGACAACGAGCGCCCGCTCGACGGCACCCCGGTCATCGACGTGGACCGCGGCGGCAAGATCACCTGGCATGGCCCGGGCCAGCTGGTCGGCTACCCGATCCAGAAGCTCCCGCGCCCGGTGGACGTGGTGGCACACGTACGGCGCCTGGAGGAGGCCCTGATCCGCACCTGCGCGGAGTTCGGCCTGGAGACCACCCGGGTCGAGGGCCGCAGCGGGGTGTGGGTGCTCGGCGACCCGGTCGAGCGGCGCCCGGCGCTCGGCGGTCTCTCGCTCGACTTCGACCCGCGCCTGACCGACGAGGAGTTCGACCCGCGTCTGAACGGCCCCGAGTACGCCCCGTCCAACGCGGGCCAGCGCCGCGAGGACCGCAAGATCGCGGCGATCGGGATCCGGGTCGCCAAGGGCGTCACGATGCACGGCTTCGCGCTCAACGTGAACCCCGACAACAAGTGGTTCGACCGCATCATCCCGTGCGGCATCCGGGACGCCGGCGTCGCCTCGCTCGCCGCCGAGCTGGGCCGGGACGTCACGATCGGCGAGGTCCTGCCGGTCATCGAGCGGCACTTGACCGACGTACTGGAGAACGCGGACCTGAAGCCGCGCGAGATCGAGCGGGCCTCGGCATAA
- a CDS encoding flavin reductase family protein, producing the protein MRTEQDTDIPEATVAPEEFRAAMSRFPSGVVVVTTRCPDGTPRGFTASSFCSVSLDPPMVLVCVANSADSASSFAGCDRFAVSVLSPVHRPLAERFATKGADKFGCGGLRLSPGGLPTVERALSELDCVAHARHPAGDHTVLIGRVTGVRLGEGAPMVYYDRSFRTLS; encoded by the coding sequence GTGCGGACGGAGCAGGACACCGACATACCCGAGGCGACGGTGGCGCCCGAGGAGTTCCGGGCCGCGATGAGCCGCTTCCCCTCGGGCGTCGTGGTGGTGACCACCCGTTGTCCGGACGGCACCCCGCGCGGATTCACCGCCAGCTCCTTCTGCTCGGTGTCGCTGGATCCGCCGATGGTCCTGGTGTGCGTGGCGAACTCGGCCGACTCGGCGTCGTCGTTCGCCGGCTGCGACCGCTTCGCGGTGAGCGTGCTCTCCCCGGTCCACCGCCCGCTCGCGGAGCGCTTCGCCACCAAGGGCGCCGACAAGTTCGGCTGCGGCGGACTGCGGCTGAGCCCCGGCGGGCTGCCGACGGTCGAGCGGGCCCTGTCCGAGCTGGACTGCGTCGCACACGCACGACACCCGGCCGGGGACCATACGGTCCTGATCGGCCGGGTGACGGGTGTACGACTGGGGGAAGGGGCCCCGATGGTGTATTACGACCGGTCCTTCAGAACGCTGTCCTGA
- a CDS encoding TIGR01777 family oxidoreductase, producing the protein MERSRIAVAGASGLIGSALVRSLTADGHEVVRLVRRVPRTKDEIRWDPEARFVDAADLTGCHAVVNLAGAGVGSRRWTKAYKARIQGSRLLGTAALAEAMASLDTPPRVFVNGSAIGYYGDTGDRVVDESAPPGQGFLPELCVRWEAAASPAERAGVRTVFVRTGLVVARHGGAWGRLFPLFEAGLGGRLGSGRQYWSWVSLHDEVAAIRHLLDSDDLSGPFNVTAPEPLTNREITAAMGRVLNRPTLFTVPEPVLRTVLGELSGDVLGSTRAVPKRLLESGFTFAFPDIEGAVRAAL; encoded by the coding sequence ATGGAACGCTCAAGAATCGCGGTGGCCGGGGCCTCCGGGCTGATCGGGAGTGCCCTGGTCCGGTCCCTGACGGCGGACGGGCACGAAGTGGTGCGCCTGGTGCGACGCGTGCCGCGGACGAAGGACGAGATCCGCTGGGACCCCGAGGCCAGGTTCGTCGACGCGGCCGATCTCACCGGCTGCCACGCGGTGGTCAACCTGGCCGGGGCGGGGGTGGGATCGCGGCGCTGGACGAAGGCGTACAAGGCGCGGATCCAGGGCAGCCGGCTGCTGGGCACGGCGGCCCTCGCGGAGGCCATGGCGTCGCTGGACACCCCACCGCGGGTCTTCGTCAACGGCAGCGCGATCGGCTACTACGGCGACACCGGCGACCGGGTCGTCGACGAGAGCGCGCCGCCCGGGCAGGGCTTCCTGCCGGAACTGTGCGTGCGCTGGGAGGCCGCAGCGTCCCCCGCGGAACGGGCGGGGGTGCGCACGGTGTTCGTGCGCACCGGTCTGGTGGTGGCCCGGCACGGCGGGGCCTGGGGGCGGCTGTTCCCGCTGTTCGAGGCGGGGCTCGGCGGGCGGCTGGGCAGCGGGCGGCAGTACTGGTCGTGGGTCTCGCTGCACGACGAGGTGGCGGCGATCCGGCATCTGCTGGACTCGGACGATCTGTCGGGGCCGTTCAACGTGACCGCGCCCGAGCCGCTGACGAACCGTGAGATCACCGCGGCGATGGGCCGGGTGCTGAACCGGCCGACCCTGTTCACGGTGCCGGAGCCGGTGCTGCGCACGGTGCTCGGGGAGCTGTCCGGGGATGTGCTCGGCAGTACCCGGGCGGTGCCGAAGCGACTGCTGGAGTCGGGGTTCACCTTCGCGTTCCCTGACATCGAGGGGGCGGTACGAGCAGCGCTGTGA
- a CDS encoding MarP family serine protease encodes MDLLDILLLLVILAYAASGYRRGLVAGCVSFAGFVGGAVIGVWVLPWLMDLVEPGTTAATVTAVLTVLVPAAVGHELAGRLALRLRRELDQGPLRVADGVGGAVANSVAVLIVAWVAASVLAASSSPLLTSAIRDSRVLGTVQDAMPDTTPAWFSRATSALTEAGFPQVFNPFENESTAEVAKPTGDSVTAAATNAAKLSTVKIEGVSGTQGREGSGFVYAPRHVMTNAHVVAGLDEPSVRVGGVGPAYESRVVLFDPDKDVAVLYVPELSAPVLKWDDSAERGDSAVVAGYPEDGDLNLQAATVASRVRANGQNIYNDDIVTREIYSIRSTVRPGNSGGPLLTTEGRVYGVVFARSTSDAETGYVLTAAEVTEDAERAADATAPVDTGELVTS; translated from the coding sequence GTGGACCTGCTCGACATCCTGCTGTTGCTGGTGATCCTGGCCTACGCGGCATCCGGCTACCGGCGCGGTCTGGTGGCGGGGTGCGTCTCGTTCGCCGGGTTCGTGGGCGGCGCGGTCATCGGCGTGTGGGTGCTGCCGTGGCTGATGGACCTGGTGGAGCCGGGGACCACGGCGGCGACGGTGACCGCGGTGCTCACCGTGCTGGTCCCGGCGGCGGTGGGGCACGAGCTGGCGGGGCGTCTTGCGCTGCGGCTGCGCCGGGAGCTGGACCAGGGGCCGCTCAGGGTCGCCGACGGGGTCGGCGGGGCGGTCGCCAACTCGGTGGCCGTGCTGATCGTGGCCTGGGTCGCGGCGAGCGTGCTGGCCGCCTCCTCCTCACCGCTGCTGACCTCGGCGATCCGGGACTCCCGGGTGCTGGGGACGGTCCAGGACGCGATGCCGGACACCACCCCGGCCTGGTTCTCGCGGGCCACCTCCGCGCTCACCGAGGCGGGGTTCCCGCAGGTGTTCAACCCGTTCGAGAACGAGTCCACGGCCGAGGTCGCCAAACCCACCGGCGACAGCGTCACCGCCGCCGCGACGAACGCCGCCAAGCTGAGCACGGTCAAGATCGAGGGTGTCTCGGGCACTCAGGGCCGCGAGGGCAGCGGCTTCGTGTACGCGCCGCGCCATGTGATGACCAACGCCCATGTGGTGGCCGGCCTCGACGAGCCGAGCGTGCGGGTCGGCGGGGTGGGACCGGCGTACGAGTCGCGGGTGGTGCTGTTCGACCCCGACAAGGATGTGGCGGTGCTGTACGTGCCGGAGCTGAGCGCGCCGGTGCTGAAGTGGGACGACAGTGCGGAGCGCGGCGACTCCGCGGTGGTCGCGGGCTATCCCGAGGACGGCGACCTGAATCTCCAGGCGGCCACGGTCGCGAGCCGGGTGCGGGCGAACGGCCAGAACATCTACAACGACGACATCGTCACCCGCGAGATCTACTCGATCCGCTCCACCGTCCGCCCCGGCAACTCCGGCGGCCCGCTGCTGACCACCGAGGGCCGGGTGTACGGGGTGGTCTTCGCCCGCTCCACGTCCGACGCCGAGACCGGCTATGTGCTGACGGCGGCGGAGGTCACCGAGGACGCGGAGCGGGCCGCGGACGCGACGGCGCCGGTGGACACGGGCGAGCTGGTCACCTCGTAG
- a CDS encoding acyl-CoA dehydrogenase family protein, with the protein MTGGGGWTVPYDNTSTIVTRASRVAELAARHSAEAEAARRLSAQVVHAVRDAGFARHFVPRAHGGTAGGFTELTSAVFLVGEGCTSAAWAASLSAYAGRYAAFLPERGQREIWADGPDALLAAALMPAGTAQRVPGGWLLSGEWKYISGVHFADWALACAAVPDEPSADPDGRPAVRYFAVPAADFTIKDSWYSVGMCGTGSDTLVLADVFVPEHRTLARSDVHVGRANGSDARCHLVPMHAVNSLPFAAPLVGAVRGAMRSWVERTGSRVDRRGRAVAELPSTQVSLARSAAEADAAELLVRRTAAVADGTETPPEGEAAVRGARDLALAVELLVSAVDRVFRTSGTSGQSSTDPVQRFWRDVNSAASHVALSFETTGAAYGAWALSART; encoded by the coding sequence ATGACCGGCGGAGGTGGTTGGACAGTGCCGTACGACAACACGTCGACGATCGTGACCCGGGCGTCCCGGGTCGCCGAGCTCGCGGCCCGGCACTCGGCGGAGGCGGAGGCCGCACGGCGGCTCTCGGCGCAGGTGGTCCACGCGGTGCGGGACGCGGGCTTCGCGCGGCACTTCGTGCCCCGGGCCCATGGCGGTACGGCCGGTGGCTTCACCGAGCTGACCTCCGCGGTCTTCCTGGTCGGCGAGGGCTGCACCTCGGCGGCCTGGGCGGCGTCGCTGTCCGCCTACGCCGGCCGGTACGCGGCCTTCCTGCCCGAGCGGGGACAGCGGGAGATCTGGGCGGACGGCCCGGACGCGCTGCTGGCTGCCGCGCTGATGCCCGCCGGCACGGCACAGCGGGTGCCCGGGGGCTGGCTGCTGAGCGGTGAGTGGAAGTACATCAGCGGCGTGCACTTCGCCGACTGGGCGCTGGCCTGCGCGGCCGTACCGGACGAGCCGTCCGCCGACCCCGACGGACGGCCCGCGGTGCGGTACTTCGCGGTACCGGCGGCCGACTTCACGATCAAGGACAGCTGGTACTCCGTGGGCATGTGCGGCACCGGCAGCGACACCCTGGTCCTCGCCGACGTCTTCGTGCCCGAGCACCGGACCCTGGCCCGCTCCGACGTCCACGTGGGCCGGGCGAACGGCTCGGACGCGCGCTGCCACCTCGTGCCGATGCACGCCGTGAACTCCCTGCCCTTCGCCGCCCCGCTGGTAGGCGCCGTACGCGGGGCGATGCGGTCCTGGGTCGAGCGCACCGGATCCCGCGTCGACCGGCGCGGCCGGGCCGTGGCGGAGCTGCCTTCCACCCAGGTCTCCCTGGCCCGCTCGGCCGCCGAGGCGGACGCCGCGGAACTCCTCGTACGGCGCACCGCGGCCGTCGCCGACGGTACCGAGACCCCGCCGGAGGGGGAGGCAGCGGTGCGCGGGGCCCGGGATCTGGCGCTCGCGGTGGAGCTGCTGGTCTCGGCGGTCGACCGGGTCTTCCGCACCAGCGGGACCTCAGGTCAGTCCTCCACCGACCCGGTGCAGCGCTTCTGGCGCGATGTGAACAGCGCCGCCTCCCATGTGGCGCTCTCCTTCGAGACCACGGGCGCGGCCTACGGCGCCTGGGCGCTGTCCGCCCGGACGTGA
- a CDS encoding SCO2195 family GlnR-regulated protein, giving the protein MQAAPVRATAIPSFTTALRAVESLLMSGGQRTARRNAWTSVLEDRRRAKDRVEAQQVLERAHSARP; this is encoded by the coding sequence ATGCAGGCCGCGCCGGTTCGCGCCACCGCCATTCCGTCGTTCACCACTGCACTCCGTGCCGTCGAGTCGCTGCTGATGAGCGGCGGCCAGCGCACGGCCCGCCGCAACGCCTGGACGTCCGTCCTGGAGGACCGCCGCCGCGCCAAGGACCGGGTCGAGGCACAGCAGGTGCTGGAGCGGGCGCACTCCGCCCGCCCCTGA
- a CDS encoding DUF4240 domain-containing protein: MDETEFWELVDAARERAEGDPEEQADLLVDRLLQLDPEMVLDFARHFEARYNRAYTWDLWGAAWVLLDGASDDAFDFFRCWLIGQGRDVYEGGVHDPDSLADLLDEFDEEFDGDGEELGYAADEAYEQLTGTVAPDLGIPPAAAEPAGAPVAFENEQALADRYPKLWERFRD; this comes from the coding sequence ATGGACGAGACGGAGTTCTGGGAGCTGGTGGACGCCGCCCGCGAGAGAGCAGAGGGCGACCCGGAGGAGCAGGCCGACCTGTTGGTGGACCGGCTCCTCCAGCTGGATCCCGAGATGGTCCTGGACTTCGCCCGTCACTTCGAGGCCCGCTACAACCGTGCGTACACCTGGGATTTGTGGGGCGCCGCCTGGGTGCTGCTGGACGGTGCCAGCGACGACGCCTTCGACTTCTTCCGGTGCTGGCTGATCGGCCAGGGCCGGGACGTGTACGAGGGCGGGGTGCACGATCCCGACTCGCTCGCCGATCTCCTGGACGAGTTCGACGAGGAGTTCGACGGCGACGGCGAGGAGCTCGGCTACGCGGCCGACGAGGCCTATGAGCAGCTCACCGGCACGGTCGCCCCGGACCTCGGCATCCCACCCGCCGCGGCGGAACCGGCGGGCGCCCCGGTCGCCTTCGAGAACGAACAGGCCCTGGCGGACCGTTACCCCAAGCTGTGGGAACGGTTCCGGGACTGA
- a CDS encoding DUF4191 domain-containing protein has translation MARSDSAADAANPGRLKQIALTYKMTRKADKTIGLVLAGVFLLILGVFLAIGFLIGHPIYLGILGFVLAFLGTAIVFGRRAERAAFGQMEGQPGAAAAVLDNIGRGWTTTPAVAMNRSQDVVHRAVGKAGIVLVAEGNPNRVKSLLAAEKKKMNRIVADVPVHDLIVGVGEGQVELKKLRTTMLKLPRVLSGPQVTATNDRLRALGDLMSNMPLPKGPMPKGMKLPKGGPKAR, from the coding sequence ATGGCGAGAAGTGACAGCGCGGCGGATGCCGCTAACCCCGGGCGTCTGAAGCAGATCGCCCTGACGTACAAGATGACCCGGAAGGCCGACAAGACGATCGGCCTCGTGCTCGCGGGCGTCTTCCTCCTCATCCTCGGTGTCTTTCTCGCGATCGGCTTCCTGATCGGTCACCCGATCTACCTCGGCATCCTGGGCTTCGTCCTCGCCTTCCTCGGCACGGCGATCGTGTTCGGGCGCCGGGCCGAGCGGGCCGCCTTCGGGCAGATGGAGGGCCAGCCGGGCGCCGCCGCGGCCGTGCTGGACAACATCGGCCGGGGCTGGACGACCACCCCCGCGGTGGCGATGAACCGCAGCCAGGACGTGGTGCACCGGGCCGTCGGCAAGGCCGGCATCGTCCTGGTCGCCGAGGGCAACCCGAACCGGGTGAAGAGCCTGCTGGCCGCCGAGAAGAAGAAGATGAACCGCATCGTCGCGGACGTGCCGGTGCACGATCTGATCGTCGGTGTCGGCGAGGGCCAGGTCGAGCTGAAGAAGCTGCGCACGACCATGCTGAAGCTGCCGCGGGTGCTCTCCGGCCCCCAGGTGACCGCCACCAACGACCGGCTGCGCGCCCTGGGCGACCTGATGAGCAACATGCCGCTGCCCAAGGGTCCGATGCCGAAGGGCATGAAGCTCCCCAAGGGCGGCCCGAAGGCCCGCTAG
- a CDS encoding RDD family protein, with protein sequence MDNRQAIGSWLSGPRAAMEEAGVDLGYRGEQLGLPEHGSGSIARPGRRLGALAVDWALCLLIAYGLITQSYNEAAQIWAPILLFALIVLTVGTLGFTPGKRLFGLRVIALDTGRVHPLRVLLRTVLMFLAVPALIWDRDGRGLHDRLARTVEVRI encoded by the coding sequence GTGGACAACAGGCAAGCAATCGGATCGTGGCTCTCCGGGCCCCGCGCGGCCATGGAAGAGGCCGGTGTCGATCTCGGATACCGGGGCGAGCAGCTCGGTCTGCCGGAGCACGGGTCGGGCTCGATCGCCCGTCCGGGGCGGCGGCTCGGCGCTCTGGCCGTGGACTGGGCTCTGTGCCTCTTGATCGCATACGGCCTCATCACGCAGAGCTATAACGAGGCGGCCCAGATCTGGGCGCCGATCCTGCTCTTCGCGCTGATCGTGCTCACGGTCGGCACCCTGGGCTTCACCCCTGGTAAGCGGCTCTTCGGCCTGCGCGTGATCGCCCTCGACACCGGCCGTGTCCACCCGCTCCGGGTGCTGCTGCGCACGGTCCTGATGTTCCTCGCCGTCCCCGCCCTGATCTGGGACCGTGACGGCCGGGGCCTGCACGACCGGCTGGCGCGCACCGTCGAGGTCCGCATCTGA
- a CDS encoding NAD(P)/FAD-dependent oxidoreductase, with product MLEPAYQADVVVVGAGIAGLAAAHRLTSAGVTTVVLEAAHDVGGRMSTEKVDGFRLDRIGQLMSTSYPELRMTPGLDVLALCTFAPGVLLHSDGHRHRVGAPAAQGGARGALHAVRALASAPRPISAPRAPRAPLGTAVDQARLAAALVRLAGTPVERLLTRAEVPAGQALTDRGLPARAVDGFLRPLLSALLCDPDLTSSSRCADLALHSFASGRLCVPEGGAEALPHLLARSLPPGTVHTGVRVTSVSTTEVTTAEHGVFRCRAVLLATGARTAAELLPGLRVPDFHPVTVIHHTTDEPPTTGAALLLDADRGGPVSHTAVVSAVDPTRAPEGRSLVSSTVLGTPPADLDTAVRTHLSRLYGTPTSRWETLAVHHTPDAVPSMRPPHDLRRPVRLLAGLYVCGDHRDTSTVQGALHSAHRATDALLTDLGATGSLHRADPLPTVPKAA from the coding sequence GTGCTTGAGCCCGCGTACCAGGCGGACGTCGTCGTGGTGGGAGCCGGGATCGCCGGCCTCGCCGCGGCCCATCGGCTGACCAGCGCAGGAGTGACGACCGTAGTCCTGGAGGCCGCCCATGACGTGGGCGGCCGCATGTCGACCGAGAAGGTCGACGGCTTCCGGCTCGACCGCATCGGGCAGTTGATGTCCACGTCGTACCCCGAACTGCGGATGACCCCGGGACTCGACGTGCTCGCCCTGTGCACCTTCGCACCGGGGGTTCTGCTGCACAGCGACGGACACCGGCATCGGGTGGGCGCTCCGGCGGCTCAGGGGGGCGCGAGGGGCGCACTCCACGCGGTGCGCGCCCTGGCGAGCGCCCCCCGGCCCATTTCGGCGCCGCGTGCGCCGCGTGCGCCGCTGGGCACGGCGGTCGACCAGGCACGGCTCGCCGCGGCACTGGTCCGGCTCGCGGGGACGCCCGTCGAACGGCTGCTGACCCGCGCCGAGGTACCGGCCGGACAGGCCCTGACCGACCGCGGCCTACCGGCGCGCGCGGTCGACGGCTTCCTGCGCCCGCTTCTGTCCGCGCTCCTGTGCGATCCGGACCTGACGTCGTCCAGCCGGTGCGCGGATCTGGCCCTGCACTCGTTCGCGAGCGGGCGGCTGTGCGTGCCGGAAGGGGGCGCGGAGGCGCTGCCGCACCTCCTCGCCCGGTCGCTGCCGCCCGGGACCGTGCACACCGGGGTACGGGTCACCTCGGTCTCGACGACCGAGGTGACCACGGCGGAGCACGGGGTGTTCCGGTGCCGGGCGGTCCTGCTCGCCACGGGGGCACGGACGGCGGCGGAGCTGCTGCCGGGACTGCGAGTACCGGACTTCCACCCGGTAACGGTGATCCACCACACCACGGACGAGCCACCCACCACCGGCGCGGCACTCCTCCTGGACGCCGACCGGGGCGGCCCGGTGTCGCACACGGCGGTGGTGAGCGCGGTGGACCCGACCCGCGCACCCGAGGGCCGGTCCCTGGTCTCGTCGACGGTACTGGGCACTCCCCCGGCAGACCTCGACACAGCGGTCCGCACCCACCTGTCCCGCCTGTACGGCACCCCCACGTCCCGATGGGAAACGCTGGCGGTCCACCACACCCCGGACGCCGTACCGTCCATGCGCCCGCCCCATGACCTACGCCGCCCCGTCCGCCTCCTGGCGGGCCTGTACGTCTGCGGCGACCACCGCGACACCAGCACGGTCCAGGGAGCCCTGCACTCGGCCCACCGAGCCACCGACGCCCTCCTGACGGACCTGGGCGCAACGGGCTCCCTGCACCGAGCGGACCCGCTGCCCACGGTGCCGAAGGCGGCGTGA
- a CDS encoding peptidoglycan recognition protein family protein: MRVFRPAFRRARGARRRRAPRIPRAALVALGCLPGLAAVTALALCASGVERPGATAARPLAARPAAAHTATRPPVVPRSAWLDEDTRRHQPPPRYDDKVVAVFIHHTDSPNAYDCAEAPRIIRYLYAGQTGSRDWDDIGYNFLVDRCGTIYEGRAGGVTRPVTGAHTQGFNHRTAGIAALGTFTAGAEVPKAMTDSIAALAAWKLGLSDTDPRAKVRLVSSNNGSRYARGTAATLHALAGHQEGYMTSCPGAALSARLPEIRNLAARLQGRR; encoded by the coding sequence ATGCGTGTCTTCCGACCGGCCTTCCGAAGAGCGCGGGGGGCGCGGAGGCGTCGCGCCCCCCGGATACCCCGCGCGGCCCTCGTCGCACTCGGCTGTCTGCCGGGGCTGGCCGCCGTCACGGCGCTGGCCCTGTGCGCGAGCGGCGTGGAACGCCCCGGCGCGACCGCCGCACGGCCCCTGGCGGCCCGCCCGGCCGCCGCGCACACCGCCACCCGGCCGCCCGTCGTGCCGCGCTCCGCCTGGCTCGACGAGGACACCCGGCGCCATCAGCCGCCGCCGCGCTACGACGACAAGGTCGTCGCCGTCTTCATCCACCACACCGACTCGCCCAACGCCTACGACTGCGCCGAGGCCCCTCGCATCATCCGCTACCTGTACGCGGGGCAGACCGGCTCCCGGGACTGGGACGACATCGGCTACAACTTCCTCGTCGACCGCTGCGGCACCATCTACGAGGGCCGCGCGGGCGGCGTCACCCGCCCCGTCACCGGCGCCCACACCCAGGGCTTCAACCACCGCACCGCCGGGATCGCCGCCCTCGGCACGTTCACCGCAGGCGCCGAGGTGCCGAAGGCGATGACCGACTCCATCGCCGCGCTGGCCGCCTGGAAGCTGGGCCTGTCCGACACCGACCCGCGCGCCAAGGTGCGCCTGGTCTCCAGCAACAACGGCAGCCGCTACGCCCGCGGCACCGCGGCCACCCTGCACGCCCTGGCCGGGCATCAGGAGGGCTACATGACGAGCTGCCCGGGCGCCGCGCTCAGCGCCCGGCTCCCGGAGATCCGGAACCTGGCCGCCCGCCTCCAGGGCCGCCGCTGA
- a CDS encoding GNAT family N-acetyltransferase: MPESHASPRIRTALPEDEQELARLDRDTWSTLHAVTPRPQPPYRPFFDERHLPEDHLVAELDRRLVGYIRLAFPTPLASNTHVRQIQGLAVSDAARGHGVGRALIRAAAEEARRRGARRLTLRVLGHNTPARKLYESEGFVVEGVLPEEFFLEGAYVDDVVMGLRL; this comes from the coding sequence ATGCCTGAGTCGCACGCGTCGCCCCGCATACGCACCGCCCTGCCCGAGGACGAGCAGGAGCTGGCCCGCCTCGACCGGGACACGTGGTCGACGCTGCACGCGGTCACCCCCCGCCCGCAACCGCCGTACCGTCCCTTCTTCGACGAGCGCCACCTCCCCGAGGACCATCTGGTCGCCGAACTGGACCGGCGCCTCGTCGGCTACATCCGGCTCGCCTTCCCCACACCGCTCGCCTCGAACACGCATGTGCGGCAGATCCAGGGCCTCGCCGTCTCCGACGCGGCGCGTGGACACGGCGTCGGACGGGCGCTGATCCGGGCGGCCGCCGAGGAGGCCCGCCGCCGCGGCGCCCGCCGGCTCACCCTGCGCGTCCTCGGCCACAACACCCCGGCCCGCAAGCTGTACGAGTCCGAGGGGTTCGTGGTGGAGGGCGTGCTGCCCGAGGAGTTCTTCCTGGAAGGCGCCTACGTCGACGACGTCGTCATGGGCCTCCGCCTCTGA
- the lipA gene encoding lipoyl synthase: MSAVAPDGRKMLRLEVRNSQTPIERKPEWIKTRAKMGPEYTAMQKLVKSEGLHTVCQEAGCPNIYECWEDREATFLIGGDQCTRRCDFCQIDTGKPEALDRDEPRRVGESVVTMDLNYATITGVARDDLEDGGAWLYAETVRQIHQQTAERAAGRTKVELLAPDFNAVPELLQQVFESRPEVFAHNVETVPRIFKRIRPGFRYDRSLKVITDARDFGLVTKSNLILGMGETREEVSEALKQLHEAGCELITITQYLRPSVRHHPVERWVKPQEFVELKEEAEQLGFSGVMSGPLVRSSYRAGRLYQMAVEKRGAFIASQAV; the protein is encoded by the coding sequence GTGTCCGCAGTCGCACCCGACGGACGCAAGATGCTGCGCCTGGAGGTCCGGAACAGCCAGACCCCCATCGAGCGCAAGCCCGAGTGGATCAAGACCCGGGCGAAAATGGGTCCCGAGTACACCGCCATGCAGAAACTCGTGAAGAGCGAGGGCCTGCACACGGTCTGCCAGGAAGCCGGCTGTCCCAACATCTACGAGTGCTGGGAGGACCGCGAGGCGACCTTCCTCATCGGTGGCGACCAGTGCACCCGGCGCTGTGACTTCTGCCAGATCGACACCGGCAAGCCCGAGGCCCTCGACCGCGACGAGCCGCGCCGTGTCGGCGAGTCCGTGGTCACCATGGACCTCAACTACGCCACCATCACCGGCGTCGCCCGCGACGACCTGGAGGACGGCGGCGCCTGGCTGTACGCGGAGACGGTCCGCCAGATCCACCAGCAGACCGCCGAGCGCGCGGCCGGCCGCACCAAGGTCGAGCTGCTCGCCCCCGACTTCAACGCGGTCCCGGAGCTGCTCCAGCAGGTCTTCGAGTCCCGCCCCGAGGTCTTCGCGCACAACGTCGAGACGGTCCCGCGGATCTTCAAGCGGATCCGCCCCGGCTTCCGCTACGACCGCTCGCTGAAGGTCATCACCGACGCCCGTGACTTCGGCCTGGTGACCAAGTCCAACCTGATCCTCGGCATGGGCGAGACCCGCGAGGAGGTCAGCGAGGCGCTGAAGCAGCTGCACGAGGCGGGCTGCGAGCTGATCACCATCACGCAGTACCTGCGTCCCTCCGTGCGCCACCACCCGGTGGAGCGCTGGGTCAAGCCGCAGGAGTTCGTGGAGCTGAAGGAGGAGGCCGAGCAGCTGGGCTTCTCCGGTGTGATGTCCGGCCCGCTGGTGCGCTCCTCGTACCGCGCCGGTCGGCTCTACCAGATGGCCGTGGAGAAGCGAGGCGCTTTCATCGCCTCCCAGGCGGTCTGA